The genomic region GTTCATCAATTTGACTAATTTTTTATCCTTGCTCGCTGCATAGCCCATACGCCAGCCTGTCATCGCCACTGACTTGCTCAAGCCATTAATGGTAATGGTGCGTTTTTTCATCTCTTCGCTCACCGCCGCGCAAGAAACAAACTCCCCTTTATAGACAAGCTTTTCATAAATTTCATCGCTAAGCACCCAAACTTTTGTCTCTTTCAAAACTTCGCCCAAAGCCTCTAATTCCGCCTTACTATAAAGCATGCCGGTAGGGTTTGATGGGGTGGTGAGAATGAGCATTTTTGTTTTGGGGCTTAAGGCGTCTTTAAGCTGCTTGGGGGTGATTTTAAAATGGCTTTTTTCATCGGTTTGAATGAATTGACTCACCCCTCCGCTGTATTTCACAAGCTCAGGGTAAGTTACCCAAAAAGGCACAGGGATAATCACCTCATCGCCCTCCCCTATTAAAGCTTGAATCGCATTGAACAAGCTTTGCTTAGCGCCATTACTCACTAGAATTTCACTCAGCTCATAATCCAAGTTGTTTTCTTTTTTCAATTTAAAAGCGATCGCTTTTAATAGTTCTGGAATCCCAGCCACCGGCGTGTATTTGGTGAAGCCGTCATTTAGGGCTTTTATAGCCGCATCTTTAATCGCTTGTGGGGTGTCAAAATCAGGCTCGCCCGCTGAAAAACTTAAAATATCTTTTCCTTGCGATTTCAATTCTTTAGCGAGCGTGCTGATAGCGATCGTTGTGGATTCTGAAAGGGATTGGATTTTAGAGGAATATAACATGCTTAATCCTTGTTAATTTTTTGAACTATCATAACATGATCAAAAAGATTTTAATTCTAATTTTCAAAAAACTTTCAAAAATGTTTCAAAAGAAAGCGGTGGTCTATGTAAGAAAACTCTAATTGAAAATCCAATTAGAGAAAAACAAGCGTTTTAAATCAGAAATTGTAACGATACCCCACATAAAGGCTGTATTGACGGCGGTAAGTGAAGCTCAAATTCCCATGGTTAAAATAATAAACATTGATAGTAGGAATCTTCACGCCAAAGTCAAATTCTTGATGCCGGCCAATATGGGTGCGGATCCCTAAATTAAAAAGGAACTGGAAAATCGCCGGATCAAGGCTATAAGAGGTGTGCTTATAAGGGCTTTTAGTTTCCAAAAAGGCCCCTGTCGTATTACCCCAAGAGTTGCCCGCGATTTGAGCCCCAAAAAAGAAACCAAAACTCGCATCTTCTTTATTGATGACATTATACAAAGTGTCAATACCCACACCATAAGTGAACATGTCAGACAGATTGCCCATTGTCCCTACTTTGGTCGCACATGGTTGGTGAAGCTCACACCCCCCACCATTATCTGATGTTAAAGCGTTCGCTCCAAACACGGCATGCCCATAATCCATGAAGCCGTAATAGCGCGCACCAAACCATCTCTTTTCCCCGAAAAACTGCTTATAACCCACAGTAAGCCCTAAGCCTTGCATAACGGCTAGATAGTCGGTTTTACCCACAGGGAACTTAGGATAGTTAAATTCACTGCTTTTAGGGGGGTTTTTAACGCTTTGCGAAGCCTGACCGACTTGATAGCTAATCCCCAAATACCAAGCGTTTTTCTCGCCTTTCACTGCTTTATACTCTTTTGGCTTTTCCAATTGTTTTTGCACTTCTGTGCTGCCTTCTGCTGCCAAAAGATTATTACCTAACACTACCGATAAACAGAGCGTTTTAAACACTACAAACTTTTTCATACAACATTTTTCCTTCTAAAAGTCTACATTTCGTATAATAATAACATAATAATCTATAAAAAACCTAAATTCTTAAGAAAAACACCCCTAAAACTTAAAATTTTAAATTTTCTGAGGGGTTTTAGCGGTTTTGCTTGGGTGATTTTTCTGTTTTTGGGGGGATTTTAGG from Helicobacter pylori harbors:
- a CDS encoding pyridoxal phosphate-dependent aminotransferase, which encodes MLYSSKIQSLSESTTIAISTLAKELKSQGKDILSFSAGEPDFDTPQAIKDAAIKALNDGFTKYTPVAGIPELLKAIAFKLKKENNLDYELSEILVSNGAKQSLFNAIQALIGEGDEVIIPVPFWVTYPELVKYSGGVSQFIQTDEKSHFKITPKQLKDALSPKTKMLILTTPSNPTGMLYSKAELEALGEVLKETKVWVLSDEIYEKLVYKGEFVSCAAVSEEMKKRTITINGLSKSVAMTGWRMGYAASKDKKLVKLMNNLQSQCTSNINSITQMASIVALEGLVDKEIETMRQAFEKRCDLAHAKINAIEGLSALKPDGAFYLFINIGSLCGGDSMRFCHELLEKEGVALVPGKAFGLEGYVRLSFACSEEQIEKGIERIARFVKSKG
- a CDS encoding outer membrane protein, yielding MKKFVVFKTLCLSVVLGNNLLAAEGSTEVQKQLEKPKEYKAVKGEKNAWYLGISYQVGQASQSVKNPPKSSEFNYPKFPVGKTDYLAVMQGLGLTVGYKQFFGEKRWFGARYYGFMDYGHAVFGANALTSDNGGGCELHQPCATKVGTMGNLSDMFTYGVGIDTLYNVINKEDASFGFFFGAQIAGNSWGNTTGAFLETKSPYKHTSYSLDPAIFQFLFNLGIRTHIGRHQEFDFGVKIPTINVYYFNHGNLSFTYRRQYSLYVGYRYNF